A genomic region of Chryseobacterium sp. KACC 21268 contains the following coding sequences:
- the rpsA gene encoding 30S ribosomal protein S1 has protein sequence MSKETNSAEVLLNQNVTPEQFDWDSFESGLNAEDRSEKKELEEIYNGSLNNLADNDVIIGKVVRLTDKEAIVDINFKSEGVISLNEFRYNQGLKVGDEVEVMVDRREDKTGQLQLSHRKARTLKAWDRVNELHETGEIVNGFVKSRTKGGMIVDVHGIEAFLPGSQIDVKPIKDYDQFVGKTMEFKVVKINPEFKNVVVSHKALIEADLEGQKREIIGQLEKGQVLEGTVKNITSYGVFVDLGGVDGLIHITDLSWSRVNHPSEILEDGQTVKVVILDFDDEKTRIQLGMKQLEAHPWDALSADLKVGDKVKGKVVVLADYGAFVEIAPGVEGLIHVSEMSWSTHLRSAGDFVKVGDEVEAEVLTLDREDRKISLGIKQLNKDPWENIEAKYPVGSQHVGTVRNFTNFGVFVELEEGIDGLIYISDLSWTKKIKHPSEFCAVGDKLDVIVLELDTQARRLSLGHKQLTENPWDKFETKYAEGTVHAGKATEVHDKGASIQFEDVEVEAFCPSRLLEKEDGSKIKKGDEAQFKVIEFNKEFKRVVVSHTGIFRDEEKKNVRDNSNRSNNNSNTSSSSNNEEKSTLGDIDVLAELKRKMEEGN, from the coding sequence ATGTCAAAAGAGACAAATTCAGCAGAGGTTCTATTGAACCAAAACGTAACACCAGAACAATTTGATTGGGATTCTTTCGAATCAGGTCTTAACGCAGAAGACAGAAGCGAGAAGAAAGAATTGGAAGAAATCTATAACGGTTCTCTTAACAATCTTGCAGACAACGATGTGATCATCGGGAAAGTTGTAAGATTGACTGATAAAGAAGCGATCGTAGATATCAACTTCAAATCTGAAGGTGTGATCTCTCTAAATGAATTCCGTTACAACCAAGGTCTTAAAGTAGGCGATGAAGTTGAAGTAATGGTTGACAGAAGAGAGGACAAAACAGGACAATTACAATTATCTCACAGAAAAGCTAGAACGCTTAAAGCTTGGGATAGAGTAAACGAACTTCACGAAACTGGAGAGATCGTAAACGGTTTTGTAAAATCTAGAACTAAAGGAGGTATGATCGTTGATGTTCACGGAATCGAGGCGTTCTTGCCAGGTTCTCAGATCGACGTGAAACCGATCAAAGATTACGATCAGTTCGTAGGTAAAACTATGGAGTTCAAAGTTGTGAAGATCAACCCTGAGTTCAAAAACGTAGTTGTATCTCACAAAGCGCTTATCGAAGCGGATCTTGAAGGACAGAAGAGAGAGATCATCGGTCAATTAGAAAAAGGACAGGTTCTTGAAGGAACTGTTAAAAATATTACTTCTTACGGTGTATTCGTAGATTTAGGAGGTGTTGACGGATTGATCCACATCACAGACCTTTCTTGGTCTAGAGTGAACCACCCATCTGAGATCTTGGAAGACGGACAAACTGTAAAAGTTGTTATCCTTGATTTTGATGATGAGAAAACTAGAATCCAATTGGGTATGAAGCAATTAGAAGCTCATCCTTGGGATGCTCTTTCTGCTGACCTTAAAGTTGGTGACAAAGTAAAAGGAAAAGTTGTAGTTCTTGCTGACTATGGTGCATTCGTAGAGATCGCTCCAGGTGTAGAAGGATTGATCCACGTTTCTGAAATGTCTTGGTCTACTCACTTGAGAAGCGCAGGAGATTTCGTAAAAGTAGGTGATGAGGTAGAAGCAGAAGTATTGACTTTGGATAGAGAAGACAGAAAGATCTCTCTAGGTATCAAGCAATTGAACAAAGATCCTTGGGAAAATATCGAAGCTAAATATCCAGTAGGTTCTCAACATGTTGGAACTGTAAGAAACTTCACAAACTTCGGAGTATTTGTAGAATTGGAAGAAGGAATTGATGGATTGATCTATATCTCAGACCTTTCTTGGACTAAGAAAATCAAACACCCATCTGAGTTCTGTGCAGTTGGAGATAAATTAGACGTTATCGTATTAGAACTTGATACGCAAGCAAGAAGATTGTCTCTAGGTCACAAACAATTGACTGAAAACCCTTGGGATAAATTCGAAACTAAATACGCTGAAGGAACTGTACACGCTGGAAAAGCGACTGAAGTACACGACAAAGGTGCATCTATCCAGTTCGAAGATGTAGAAGTTGAAGCGTTCTGCCCATCAAGATTATTAGAGAAGGAAGACGGATCTAAAATCAAAAAAGGTGACGAAGCTCAATTCAAAGTGATCGAATTCAACAAAGAATTCAAAAGAGTAGTGGTTTCTCATACAGGAATCTTCAGAGACGAAGAGAAAAAGAATGTAAGAGATAACTCTAACAGATCTAACAACAACAGCAACACATCATCTTCTTCTAACAACGAAGAAAAATCAACGCTTGGTGATATCGATGTATTGGCAGAATTGAAAAGAAAAATGGAAGAAGGAAACTAA